The following coding sequences lie in one Liolophura sinensis isolate JHLJ2023 chromosome 4, CUHK_Ljap_v2, whole genome shotgun sequence genomic window:
- the LOC135464805 gene encoding WD repeat-containing protein 86-like isoform X1 gives MGSCSSKKDGEKSKSYALQVLDDHDGGINCMALSEDGSVLVTGSEDKTARLWSTKTALCECIGILQGHEGYITCVLLEENFVLTGSSDSTVRKWDISTCECVQVFKGHKSVIYRMICTGDFVFTSSYDRTCLCWDFDTAECVRVFRGHKRGVYPLIFIPADEEEMSNGDMYNDEITTDILITGSADFTARTWNFETGKCIKVFKGHKGAVTCMATDPLGKMLFTGSTDQTIKGWNLYKGDCLRTFEGHTASVICLQVVNKMMYTGSSDHTGRAWVTDFGDCTRIYKGHRHTVSCIKYHDGLLLTGCGDGVCRVFEAKTGTQKQVFKGSPEFAINAFQIVDDKLFTGSHDGSVRVWDIRGLRDDGVFGKEDTKDKDKMKEIEKMGGLDSADNYQNGGTNGDTKIMIDDDAEYGQDNHAYQNGDLTLDERSRERAVLDMV, from the exons ATGGGAAGTTGTAGTTCCAAGAAGGATGGTGAGAAAAGCAAGTCCTACGCGTTACAAGTACTGGACGACCATGATGGTGGCATTAACTGTATGGCATTGAGCGAAGATGGGTCGGTTCTGGTTACTGGAAGCGAGGATAAAACGGCCAGGCTATGGAGCACAAAAACAGCGCTGTGCGAATGTATAGGGATACTTCAGGGTCACGAGGGATACATTACATGCGTGCTCCTCGAGGAAAACTTTGTCCTCACGGGGAGCTCCGACAGCACGGTTCGGAAATGGGACATCAGCACGTGCGAGTGCGTTCAGGTGTTCAAAGGCCACAAATCCGTGATATACCGCATGATATGCACTGGTGATTTCGTGTTCACCAGTTCCTACGACCGGACGTGCCTGTGTTGGGACTTCGACACGGCCGAGTGCGTTCGGGTATTCCGAGGCCATAAGCGTGGAGTGTACCCACTCATTTTCATCCCCGCCGACGAGGAGGAAATGTCCAACGGCGACATGTACAACGACGAAATAACAACCGACATCTTAATAACGGGGTCCGCGGACTTTACGGCGCGCACGTGGAACTTCGAGACAGGGAAGTGCATCAAAGTGTTCAAAGGTCACAAGGGGGCCGTCACGTGCATGGCGACGGACCCCCTCGGCAAGATGCTGTTTACAGGAAGTACGGATCAGACGATTAAAGGTTGGAACTTGTACAAAGGTGATTGTCTGCGTACTTTCGAGGGTCACACGGCTTCTGTGATCTGCTTACAG GTAGTGAACAAGATGATGTACACCGGAAGTTCCGATCACACCGGAAGAGCCTGGGTTACGGACTTTGGCGACTGTACCCGGATATACAAGGGTCACCGCCATACGGTCAGCTGTATCAAATATCATGATGGATTAC TTCTCACAGGGTGTGGTGACGGAGTTTGCAGAGTGTTTGAAGCTAAAACGGGAACACAGAAACAGGTTTTCAAGGGATCGCCTGAGTTCGCCATAAATGCTTTTCAG ATAGTTGACGACAAGCTTTTCACGGGATCTCACGACGGCAGCGTGAGAGTGTGGGACATCCGGGGCCTTCGTGACGACGGGGTGTTCGGAAAGGAGGACACCAAagataaagacaaaatgaaagaGATCGAGAAAATGGGCGGACTTGACTCGGCTGACAACTATCAAAATGGCGGTACTAACGGTGATACCAAAATCATGATCGACGACGACGCGGAATACGGACAAGACAACCACGCGTACCAAAACGGAGATCTCACGCTGGACGAGAGGTCGCGAGAAAGAGCAGTACTGGATATGGTGTGA
- the LOC135464805 gene encoding WD repeat-containing protein 86-like isoform X2: MGSCSSKKDGEKSKSYALQVLDDHDGGINCMALSEDGSVLVTGSEDKTARLWSTKTALCECIGILQGHEGYITCVLLEENFVLTGSSDSTVRKWDISTCECVQVFKGHKSVIYRMICTGDFVFTSSYDRTCLCWDFDTAECVRVFRGHKRGVYPLIFIPADEEEMSNGDMYNDEITTDILITGSADFTARTWNFETGKCIKVFKGHKGAVTCMATDPLGKMLFTGSTDQTIKGWNLYKGDCLRTFEGHTASVICLQVVNKMMYTGSSDHTGRAWVTDFGDCTRIYKGHRHTVSCIKYHDGLLFTGAGDCLVRCFDAKSGTLRRQMRGHQMALNCLQIVDDKLFTGSHDGSVRVWDIRGLRDDGVFGKEDTKDKDKMKEIEKMGGLDSADNYQNGGTNGDTKIMIDDDAEYGQDNHAYQNGDLTLDERSRERAVLDMV; the protein is encoded by the exons ATGGGAAGTTGTAGTTCCAAGAAGGATGGTGAGAAAAGCAAGTCCTACGCGTTACAAGTACTGGACGACCATGATGGTGGCATTAACTGTATGGCATTGAGCGAAGATGGGTCGGTTCTGGTTACTGGAAGCGAGGATAAAACGGCCAGGCTATGGAGCACAAAAACAGCGCTGTGCGAATGTATAGGGATACTTCAGGGTCACGAGGGATACATTACATGCGTGCTCCTCGAGGAAAACTTTGTCCTCACGGGGAGCTCCGACAGCACGGTTCGGAAATGGGACATCAGCACGTGCGAGTGCGTTCAGGTGTTCAAAGGCCACAAATCCGTGATATACCGCATGATATGCACTGGTGATTTCGTGTTCACCAGTTCCTACGACCGGACGTGCCTGTGTTGGGACTTCGACACGGCCGAGTGCGTTCGGGTATTCCGAGGCCATAAGCGTGGAGTGTACCCACTCATTTTCATCCCCGCCGACGAGGAGGAAATGTCCAACGGCGACATGTACAACGACGAAATAACAACCGACATCTTAATAACGGGGTCCGCGGACTTTACGGCGCGCACGTGGAACTTCGAGACAGGGAAGTGCATCAAAGTGTTCAAAGGTCACAAGGGGGCCGTCACGTGCATGGCGACGGACCCCCTCGGCAAGATGCTGTTTACAGGAAGTACGGATCAGACGATTAAAGGTTGGAACTTGTACAAAGGTGATTGTCTGCGTACTTTCGAGGGTCACACGGCTTCTGTGATCTGCTTACAG GTAGTGAACAAGATGATGTACACCGGAAGTTCCGATCACACCGGAAGAGCCTGGGTTACGGACTTTGGCGACTGTACCCGGATATACAAGGGTCACCGCCATACGGTCAGCTGTATCAAATATCATGATGGATTAC TATTCACCGGAGCCGGAGACTGCCTCGTACGTTGCTTTGATGCCAAGTCTGGTACACTTCGCCGTCAAATGAGAGGACATCAGATGGCGCTTAACTGCTTACAG ATAGTTGACGACAAGCTTTTCACGGGATCTCACGACGGCAGCGTGAGAGTGTGGGACATCCGGGGCCTTCGTGACGACGGGGTGTTCGGAAAGGAGGACACCAAagataaagacaaaatgaaagaGATCGAGAAAATGGGCGGACTTGACTCGGCTGACAACTATCAAAATGGCGGTACTAACGGTGATACCAAAATCATGATCGACGACGACGCGGAATACGGACAAGACAACCACGCGTACCAAAACGGAGATCTCACGCTGGACGAGAGGTCGCGAGAAAGAGCAGTACTGGATATGGTGTGA
- the LOC135464943 gene encoding proprotein convertase subtilisin/kexin type 5-like: MNHWQKVVFITEERTYMRAMLCWRLLALFGICTLATTTWALEACPANCVDSECSALGCVQCDEGFYLYPDPNAGKSVCIESCPDGYYTNPVSWCEECETVNCAVCSDEYTCTECKPGYEVNKDGDCVFSSYRV, translated from the exons ATGAACCACTGGCAGAAGGTTGTATTCATCACGGAGGAGAGGACATATATGAGAGCCATGCTGTGCTGGAGACTTTTAGCGCTGTTTGGAATCTGTACTTTAGCAACAACAACGTGGGCTTTGGAAG CTTGTCCGGCCAACTGCGTTGACTCAGAGTGCTCTGCCCTCGGATGTGTACAATGCGATGAAGGTTTCTACCTTTACCCGGATCCAAACGCAGG AAAAAGTGTCTGCATAGAGTCATGTCCAGATGGATACTACACAAACCCTGTTAGCTGGTGTGAAG AATGCGAGACTGTCAACTGTGCCGTTTGTTCAGACGAGTACACATGCACTGAGTGCAAACCGGGATACGAAGTGAACAAAGATGGCGATTGCGTGTTCAGTTCTTACCGAGTTTAA